A stretch of the Medicago truncatula cultivar Jemalong A17 chromosome 5, MtrunA17r5.0-ANR, whole genome shotgun sequence genome encodes the following:
- the LOC11430106 gene encoding uncharacterized protein — protein MFSFPIHGRRPAVERMFFHLIGENPVVFADNQRMEHVLEKPSVTESMFTSWFKANANYSEARKLTYGQFVSKFVYHKKNRCWTPRKREFTIRRLIWVPPCTGELFYLRMMLTVVKGPLTYEQLKNVAGVQLLTFREACFALGFLGDDQEFISAIQEANNWGSGHALRYLFVVLLLSNIMDRPKHVWEKTWHWLADGILYIQRRIANNPNFGTEQKEFGRFQKILERNRRSLADFKPMPYPKDYITAQLGNRLIYDERNYNAQKLKQEFDNLYKMLTDEQRMIFNKIMKAVEDQKGGVFFLHGYGGTGKTFMWQTLASALRCKLKIVLTVASSGITSLLLPGGRTAHSKFKIPVPTDDNSTCNIEFDSDHAELLQQTKFIIWDEAPMTHKFFFQALDRTLKDVMSEYSDSDKNFGGKVFVFGGDFRHILPVIPRRNRSEIVHASINASDIWDHCQVLTLTRNMRLTCG, from the exons ATGTTTTCATTTCCAATTCATGGTAGAAGACCAGCTGTCGAACGCATGTTCTTTCATCTCATTGGCGAAAATCCAGTGGTGTTCGCAGATAATCAGAGAATGGAACATGTTCTTGAAAAACCAAGTGTTACCGAATCAATGTTCACTTCATGGTTTAAAGCAAATGCAAACTATTCAGAAGCGAGGAAGTTGACATACGGTCAATTTGTTTCTAAATTTGTGTATCATAAGAAAAACAGATGTTGGACTCCAAGAAAGAGAGAGTTCACGATTCGCAGATTGATTTGGGTTCCTCCATGTACTGGAGAgttgttttacttaagaatgATGCTCACGGTTGTCAAAGGTCCCCTCACCTAtgaacaattaaaaaatgtggCTGGCGTACAGTTACTTACTTTCAGAGAAGCTTGCTTTGCACTTGGCTTTTTAGGAGATGATCAAGAGTTCATTTCAGCCATTCAAGAGGCCAATAACTGGGGATCAGGTCATGCATTACGATATCTATTTGTCGTGTTGTTATTGTCTAATATCATGGATAGACCTAAGCATGTATGGGAAAAAACATGGCATTGGTTGGCAGATGGAATACTATATATTCAGAGAAGGATAGCAAATAATCCAA ATTTTGGAACGGAACAGAAGGAGTTTGGcagatttcaaaagattttgGAACGGAACAGAAGGAGTTTGGCAGATTTCAAACCTATGCCTTATCCAAAGGATTATATCACAGCTCAATTAGGAAACAGACTTATATACGATGAGAGAAACTATAATGCTCAGAAGTTGAAGCAAGAATTCGACAATCTTTACAAAATGCTTACAG ATGAACAAAGGATGATATTCAATAAGATAATGAAAGCTGTTGAAGACCAAAAAGGTGGAGTGTTCTTTCTTCATGGATATGGTGGAACAGGAAAGACTTTCATGTGGCAAACTCTTGCCAGTGCATTAAGATGCAAACTGAAAATTGTCTTGACAGTTGCATCAAGTGGTATAACATCACTTCTACTTCCAGGAGGTAGAACTGCTCATTCAAAGTTTAAAATACCTGTTCCAACGGACGACAATTCAACCTGCAATATTGAATTTGATAGTGATCATGCTGAGTTACTACaacaaacaaaattcataatatgGGACGAAGCTCCAATGACTCACAAATTTTTCTTTCAGGCTTTAGACAGAACTTTGAAGGATGTTATGAGTGAATACAGTGACTCTGATAAAAATTTTGGTGgcaaagtttttgtttttggtggcGATTTCCGACATATATTACCTGTCATTCCAAGAAGGAATAGGTCTGAAATTGTTCATGCTTCCATTAATGCTTCAGACATTTGGGACCATTGTCAAGTACTCACTTTAACAAGAAACATGCGTTTAACGTGTGGATGA